From a single Macrobrachium rosenbergii isolate ZJJX-2024 chromosome 9, ASM4041242v1, whole genome shotgun sequence genomic region:
- the LOC136842052 gene encoding uncharacterized protein, with amino-acid sequence MRVLVAFLVVLVLAAAKERREAEPGLSHHEFGHTNDYGFNYGHPIYGHGRGRGYGYGFGRYGIDLSYHGPYLGYKLHPYGEHANVQVYEHTVYKREAEPGYLLGHGLGSPGHLQVPVHGIGLGYGKDPIIGHRYGPKTAFGYTVEVGHPGSGKSYQYRHGVVGPSYHTYY; translated from the exons ATGCGGGTTCTG GTCGCGTTCCTAGTGGTGTTGGTCCTGGCAGCCGCCAAGGAGAGACGCGAAGCTGAACCCGGCTTGTCCCACCACGAATTCGGCCACACGAATGACTACGGCTTCAACTACGGCCACCCGATTTACGGACACGGCCGCGGACGCGGCTACGGCTACGGATTCGGAAGATACGGCATAGACCTAAGTTACCACGGTCCGTATCTCGGCTATAAGTTGCATCCTTACGGGGAGCACGCCAATGTCCAGGTGTACGAACACACTGTTTACAAGAGGGAAGCCGAACCTGGATACCTTTTGGGACATGGGCTAGGGTCCCCTGGCCACCTGCAGGTACCAGTTCATGGAATAGGCCTAGGATACGGAAAGGATCCCATTATCGGACACAGATACGGCCCGAAAACTGCTTTCGGATACACGGTCGAAGTGGGCCATCCCGGTTCCGGTAAATCATACCAGTACAGGCATGGAGTGGTCGGACCATCATACCATACATATTACTAA